From Nycticebus coucang isolate mNycCou1 chromosome 6, mNycCou1.pri, whole genome shotgun sequence, the proteins below share one genomic window:
- the LOC128588871 gene encoding olfactory receptor 150-like — translation MAKGNHSLVTEFILAGLTEKPELQLPLFLLFLAIYMVTVLGNLGMITLIGLSSHLHTPMYYFLSSLSFIDLCHSTVITPKMLINFVSEKNTISYPACMTQLYFFLVFVISECHMLAAMAYDRYVAICNPLLYNVVMSYQVCSWLIVGVYIMGVVGATAHTACMLRVLFCKTDTINHYFCDLFPLLELSCSSTSINEVLVLCFSAFNILFPTLTILSSYIFIIASILRIRSTEGRSKAFSTCSSHISAVSVFFGSTAFMYLQPSSVSSMDQGKVSSVFYTIVVPMLNPLIYSLRNKDVKVALNKFFEKKMVSVERTFCSSKNL, via the coding sequence ATGGCAAAAGGAAATCATTCCTTAGTGACGGAGTTCATCCTGGCTGGGCTTACAGAGAAGCCGGAACTCCAGctgcccctcttcctcctcttcctggcaATCTACATGGTCACAGTGCTGGGGAACCTGGGCATGATCACACTGATTGGGCTCAGTTCTCACCTGCACACCCCCATGTACTATTTCCTCAGCAGTCTGTCCTTCATTGATCTCTGTCATTCCACTGTCATTACCCCCAAAATGCTGATAAATTTTGTGTCAGAGAAGAATACTATCTCCTACCCTGCATGCATGACTCAGCTctacttctttcttgtttttgttataTCAGAATGTCACATGTTGGCTGCAATGGCGTATGACCGCTATGTCGCCATCTGTAACCCACTGCTTTATAACGTCGTCATGTCTTATCAGGTCTGCTCATGGCTAATAGTTGGAGTTTATATCATGGGTGTGGTCGGGGCCACAGCTCACACAGCCTGCATGCTAAGAGTGCTTTTCTGTAAGACTGATACAATCAACCATTATTTCTGCGATCTTTTCCCACTATTGGAGCTCTCCTGTTCCAGCACTTCTATCAATGAGGTATTAGTTCTGTGCTTCAGTGCGTTTAATATCCTCTTTCCCACCCTGACTATCCTTAGCTCCTACATCTTCATCATTGCCAGCATCCTTCGAATTCGCTCCACTGAGGGCAGGTCCAAAGCCTTCAGCACTTGCAGCTCCCACATCTCAGCtgtttctgtcttctttggaTCTACAGCATTCATGTACCTGCAGCCGTCCTCGGTCAGCTCCATGGACCAAGGGAAAGTCTCTTCTGTGTTTTATACTATTGTGGTGCCCATGCTGAACCCCCTCATCTACAGCCTGAGGAATAAAGATGTCAAAGTCGCCCTAAataagttctttgaaaaaaagatGGTTTCAGTAGAAAGGACATTTTGCTCtagtaaaaatttataa
- the LOC128588979 gene encoding putative olfactory receptor 10D3, with translation METQNSSVVTEFILLGIPHTEGLETILFVLFLPFYACTLLGNFSILVAVISSARLHTPMYFFLGNLSVFDMGFSSVTCPKMLLYLVGLSRLISYKDCVSQLFFFHFLGSIECFLYTVMAYDRFTAICHPLQYTVIMNPRVCAALAAGTWLLGCIHSSVLTFLTFNLPYCGPNQVAHFFCDIPALLPLACADTSLAQRVSFTNVGLVSLVCFLLILVSYTRITVSILSIRTTEGRCRAFSTCSAHLIAILCAYGPIITVYLQPTPNPMLGTVVQILMNLVGPMLNPLIYTLRNKEVKTALKKILHRTGCVSES, from the coding sequence ATGGAAACACAGAACAGCTCTGTGGTGACGGAGTTTATCCTGTTGGGAATCCCACACACAGAAGGGCTGGAAacaatactttttgttttattcttgcccTTCTATGCCTGCACCCTGCTGGGGAATTTCTCCATCCTCGTGGCTGTTATTTCTTCCGCTCGCCTTCACACAcccatgtatttcttcctggGGAACTTATCTGTGTTTGACATGGGTTTCTCCTCCGTGACTTGTCCCAAAATGCTTCTCTACCTTGTTGGACTGAGCCGACTCATCTCCTACAAAGACTGTGTCTCCCagctctttttcttccatttccttggGAGCATCGAGTGCTTCCTGTACACTGTGATGGCCTATGACCGCTTCACTGCCATCTGTCACCCTCTGCAGTACACAGTGATCATGAACCCTAGAGTCTGCGCGGCCCTGGCTGCGGGCACCTGGCTGTTAGGGTGCATTCATTCCAGCGTTTTGACTTTCCTCACCTTCAACCTGCCGTACTGTGGTCCCAATCAAGTGGCTCACTTTTTCTGTGATATCCCAGCACTCTTGCCATTGGCCTGTGCTGACACATCCTTAGCCCAGAGGGTGAGCTTCACCAATGTAGGCCTGGTATCTCTCGTCTGCTTTCTCCTAATCCTTGTATCCTACACTCGCATCACAGTGTCTATCTTGAGTATCCGTACCACTGAGGGCCGCTGCCGTGCCTTCTCCACCTGCAGTGCCCACCTCATCGCCATCCTCTGTGCCTATGGGCCCATCATCACCGTCTACCTGCAGCCCACACCCAACCCCATGCTGGGAACTGTGGTCCAAATTCTGATGAATCTCGTAGGACCAATGCTGAACCCTTTGATCTACACCTTGAGAAATAAGGAAGTAAAAACAGCTCTGAAAAAAATACTGCACAGAACAGGCTGTGTTTCTGAGAGTTAG